In one Vulgatibacter incomptus genomic region, the following are encoded:
- a CDS encoding branched-chain amino acid ABC transporter permease — MEAHGIPDGSATAELPPGNDALAIRMRSALPALVGVPAIALLAWLLPGTNDSYLVYVAGLAGINVVLAVSLNIVNGFTGQFSLGHAGFMAVGGYVAASITLAVGSRWQLAFLPAALSDGLLFFVATLAGGAAAGLAGLLVGLPSLRLRGDYLAIVTLGFGEIIRVLIENMQVVGGSTGLLGIPPSATLFWILLWIFVVVLWSKRLRASTHGRALLAVREDEVAAEAMGVDTTGYKVRAFVVSSFFAGVAGSLLGHYLQLLSPRDFTFLKSIEVVAMVVLGGLGSISGAVIAAVLLTILPEALRPLQDYTGLDFRMVIYSAMLVLLMLLRPRGLLGSRELWERRARRRAPPEAT, encoded by the coding sequence ATGGAGGCCCACGGAATTCCGGACGGCTCCGCCACCGCCGAGCTCCCGCCGGGAAACGACGCCCTGGCGATCCGGATGCGGAGCGCCCTCCCCGCGCTGGTGGGGGTGCCGGCCATCGCCCTCCTCGCGTGGCTCCTCCCCGGCACCAACGACTCGTACCTGGTGTACGTGGCCGGCCTCGCGGGCATCAACGTGGTGCTCGCCGTCAGCCTCAACATCGTCAACGGCTTCACCGGTCAGTTCTCGCTGGGCCACGCCGGCTTCATGGCGGTCGGTGGCTACGTCGCCGCCTCGATCACCCTGGCGGTCGGCAGCCGCTGGCAGCTCGCCTTCCTGCCGGCGGCGCTCTCGGATGGCCTGCTCTTCTTCGTCGCCACACTTGCTGGCGGCGCGGCGGCGGGGCTCGCCGGCCTCCTGGTGGGCCTGCCCTCCCTGCGGCTGCGCGGCGACTACCTCGCGATCGTCACCCTGGGGTTCGGGGAGATCATCCGGGTGCTGATCGAGAACATGCAGGTGGTCGGCGGCTCCACCGGCCTCCTCGGCATCCCGCCTTCCGCCACGCTCTTCTGGATCCTCCTCTGGATCTTCGTGGTGGTCCTGTGGTCGAAGCGGCTGCGCGCCTCCACCCACGGGCGAGCACTCCTCGCCGTGCGCGAGGACGAGGTCGCCGCGGAAGCGATGGGCGTCGACACCACCGGTTACAAGGTGCGGGCCTTCGTCGTCTCGTCGTTTTTCGCCGGCGTGGCGGGCTCGCTCCTCGGCCACTACCTCCAGCTCCTCTCGCCCAGGGACTTCACCTTCCTCAAATCGATCGAGGTGGTGGCGATGGTGGTCCTCGGCGGGCTCGGATCGATCTCCGGCGCTGTGATCGCCGCGGTCCTCCTCACGATCCTCCCCGAGGCGCTGCGCCCGCTCCAGGACTACACCGGCCTCGACTTCCGCATGGTGATCTACTCGGCCATGCTCGTGCTCCTGATGCTGTTGCGTCCGCGGGGCCTCCTGGGGAGCCGGGAGCTCTGGGAGCGCCGGGCTCGGCGCCGAGCGCCGCCGGAGGCCACATGA
- a CDS encoding branched-chain amino acid ABC transporter permease, producing the protein MSELLQHLVNGLSLGSVYALIALGYTMVYGVLQLINFAHAEVFMLGAFGGFYSARWLPAFREEPRFLAILVLSMAFCAGVGLAIERLAYRPLRDKPRLNALITAIGVSMLIQAVGQLPWFMGPSPQFFPTLLPNGPLVELGGVSITRLQAVSFVSALALMAALHRLIFHSRLGTAMRAVSFDSRVASLMGINPDRVIAFTFVLGSALAAAAGILVGMSYPRIEPMMGVMLGLKAFVAAVLGGIGNLKGAMAGGILIGLIEALVVGYGTSSYRDAVAFGILIFVLLVKPSGLFGRVATEKV; encoded by the coding sequence ATGAGCGAGCTACTCCAGCACCTGGTGAACGGGCTGTCGCTCGGCTCGGTCTACGCGCTGATCGCCCTGGGCTACACCATGGTCTACGGCGTGCTGCAGCTCATCAACTTCGCCCACGCCGAGGTCTTCATGCTCGGCGCCTTCGGCGGCTTCTACTCGGCGCGCTGGCTCCCGGCCTTCCGCGAGGAGCCCCGCTTCCTCGCGATCCTCGTGCTCTCGATGGCGTTCTGCGCCGGCGTGGGCCTCGCGATCGAGCGGCTCGCCTATCGCCCCCTGCGCGACAAGCCCCGCCTCAACGCGCTGATCACCGCCATCGGCGTCTCGATGCTGATCCAGGCGGTGGGCCAGCTGCCCTGGTTCATGGGGCCCTCGCCGCAGTTCTTCCCCACCCTGCTCCCCAACGGCCCTCTCGTGGAGCTCGGCGGCGTGTCGATCACCCGGCTGCAGGCGGTGAGCTTCGTCTCCGCCCTCGCCTTGATGGCGGCCCTGCACCGGCTGATCTTCCACTCCAGGCTCGGCACCGCCATGCGCGCCGTCTCCTTCGACTCCCGCGTCGCCTCGCTGATGGGGATCAACCCCGACCGCGTGATCGCCTTCACCTTCGTCCTCGGCTCGGCCCTCGCCGCCGCCGCCGGGATCCTGGTGGGCATGAGCTACCCGCGGATCGAGCCAATGATGGGCGTGATGCTCGGCCTCAAGGCCTTCGTCGCCGCCGTGCTGGGCGGCATCGGCAACCTCAAGGGCGCCATGGCCGGCGGGATCCTCATCGGCCTCATCGAGGCGCTGGTGGTCGGCTACGGCACCTCGAGCTACCGCGACGCCGTGGCCTTCGGGATCCTGATCTTCGTGCTCCTCGTGAAGCCCTCCGGCCTCTTCGGCCGGGTCGCGACGGAGAAGGTCTGA
- a CDS encoding ABC transporter substrate-binding protein, with amino-acid sequence MQGSRPLIRVAVLAASVFALLTGCKAKEQGTPEGAAKASGSSPSGEFLIGEVSSLTGQEATFGTSTHNGVLLAVQEINEAGGINGKKIRVITYDDQGKPTEAAAAATRLIVQDKVHLLFGEVASARSLAMAPIAQGKKVPMLTHASTNPKVTEDKDYVFRTCFIDPFQGAVMARFARDTLKASKVAVLRDVRNDYSVGLANFFVEAFEKSGGQILVDQSFSAGDIDFKAQLTAIRATNPEAIYVPGYYTDVGLIARQARELGITVPLLGGDGWDSGKLTEIAGDALDGSYFSNHYSLDNPDPRIQKFLKTYQAKFGMVSDAMSALAYEAIYLAADAARRASSTEGAALRDALAATKDFPGITGTITIDSERNAMKPAVIVAIKGQKWVYAGTVTP; translated from the coding sequence ATGCAGGGTTCCCGGCCTCTCATTCGCGTTGCCGTGCTCGCGGCTTCCGTGTTCGCGCTGCTTACTGGATGTAAAGCCAAGGAACAGGGAACACCGGAGGGCGCGGCGAAGGCGTCGGGATCCTCGCCGTCGGGCGAGTTCCTCATCGGCGAGGTGAGCAGCCTCACCGGCCAGGAGGCGACCTTCGGGACGTCGACCCACAACGGGGTCCTCCTCGCGGTGCAGGAGATCAACGAGGCGGGCGGGATCAACGGGAAGAAGATCCGCGTCATCACCTACGACGATCAGGGCAAGCCCACCGAGGCCGCGGCGGCCGCCACCCGCCTCATCGTCCAGGACAAGGTCCACCTCCTCTTCGGCGAGGTGGCGTCGGCGCGCTCGCTGGCGATGGCGCCGATCGCTCAGGGCAAGAAGGTGCCGATGCTCACCCACGCGTCCACCAACCCGAAGGTGACCGAGGACAAGGACTACGTCTTCCGCACCTGCTTCATCGATCCCTTCCAGGGCGCGGTGATGGCCCGCTTCGCCCGCGACACGCTGAAGGCGAGCAAGGTCGCGGTGCTCCGCGACGTGCGCAACGACTACTCGGTGGGCCTCGCGAACTTCTTCGTCGAGGCCTTCGAGAAGTCGGGTGGCCAGATCCTCGTGGACCAGAGCTTCTCGGCGGGCGACATCGACTTCAAGGCCCAGCTCACGGCGATCCGTGCGACGAACCCGGAGGCGATCTACGTCCCCGGCTACTACACCGACGTGGGCCTCATCGCCCGGCAGGCGCGAGAGCTCGGCATCACGGTGCCGCTCCTCGGCGGCGACGGCTGGGACTCGGGCAAGCTCACGGAGATCGCCGGCGACGCCCTCGACGGCTCGTACTTCTCGAACCACTACTCCCTGGACAACCCCGACCCGCGGATCCAGAAGTTCCTCAAGACCTACCAGGCCAAGTTCGGCATGGTCTCCGACGCCATGAGCGCCCTGGCCTACGAAGCGATCTACCTCGCGGCGGACGCGGCGCGGCGCGCGAGCAGCACCGAGGGTGCTGCCCTCCGCGACGCCCTCGCGGCGACCAAGGACTTTCCGGGCATCACCGGCACGATCACGATCGACTCCGAACGGAACGCGATGAAGCCGGCCGTGATCGTGGCGATCAAGGGCCAGAAGTGGGTCTACGCGGGGACCGTGACGCCGTGA
- a CDS encoding response regulator codes for MRLTPVRPAGYAFPDMAPLLLIVDDNRELADLLAQIFEEAGYRTKTCYRGKAALDAIAAETPAVAVVDILLPDLVGHEVAKVLAAKKVPFLFVTGVFKGAKHSLEGRSRHGASGWFEKPFEASKLLEAVREIVPAPKARPRQPEFEVELDIDVDEREYTPIAALELTGRISVSGPSVKAVLTGEDVQLRAPPAPPPLLRAPPLLRREEVSPDGRSRTGDLADNLPQLFTAFWQLQETGELGLQRGKVKKVIYFEKGQPVFALSNLAADRFGTFLMRVGKIDEAQLTRATTEAAARKRRTGDILIEMGLLQDAERMYYVAQQVKSILYSVFAWREGSYTMSFQAKARHEPIRLGIHPAQLISRGIKKLYTPERLQRLLALEERLVEAKDPAYRREDLELDPWEANLLSRIDGHRTVAELVARAEKPSEMAISTLVTLLSLKVVEKRG; via the coding sequence GTGCGGTTGACACCCGTGCGCCCTGCGGGCTACGCCTTCCCCGACATGGCACCGTTGCTGCTCATCGTGGACGACAATCGGGAGCTTGCGGATCTCCTCGCGCAGATCTTCGAGGAAGCCGGCTACCGCACCAAGACCTGCTACCGCGGCAAGGCCGCGCTGGACGCGATCGCCGCCGAGACGCCGGCGGTCGCCGTGGTGGACATCCTCCTCCCCGACCTCGTCGGGCACGAGGTGGCGAAGGTCCTCGCCGCCAAGAAGGTCCCCTTCCTCTTCGTGACCGGCGTCTTCAAGGGCGCCAAGCACTCTCTCGAAGGCCGATCGCGCCACGGCGCTTCGGGCTGGTTCGAGAAGCCCTTCGAGGCCTCGAAGCTCCTCGAGGCGGTCCGCGAGATCGTCCCTGCGCCCAAGGCGCGGCCGCGGCAGCCCGAGTTCGAGGTCGAGCTCGACATCGACGTGGACGAGCGCGAATACACTCCGATCGCGGCGCTGGAGCTGACCGGGCGAATCTCCGTCAGCGGGCCCTCGGTGAAGGCCGTTCTCACGGGAGAGGACGTCCAGCTCCGCGCTCCCCCGGCGCCGCCGCCGCTGCTCCGTGCGCCGCCCCTCCTCCGCCGCGAGGAGGTGAGCCCCGACGGCCGGAGCCGCACGGGCGACCTCGCCGACAACCTTCCCCAGCTCTTCACCGCGTTCTGGCAGCTCCAGGAGACGGGAGAGCTCGGCCTGCAGCGTGGGAAGGTGAAGAAGGTCATCTACTTCGAGAAGGGGCAGCCGGTCTTCGCCCTCTCGAACCTCGCGGCCGATCGCTTCGGCACCTTCCTCATGCGGGTGGGCAAGATCGACGAGGCCCAGCTCACGCGCGCCACCACCGAGGCCGCCGCCCGGAAGAGGCGCACCGGCGACATCCTGATCGAGATGGGCCTGCTGCAGGACGCCGAGCGGATGTACTACGTCGCACAGCAGGTGAAGTCGATCCTCTACTCGGTCTTCGCGTGGCGGGAGGGGAGCTACACCATGAGCTTCCAGGCCAAGGCCCGGCACGAGCCGATCCGCCTCGGGATCCACCCGGCCCAGCTCATCTCCCGCGGGATCAAGAAGCTCTACACGCCCGAACGATTGCAGCGCCTCCTGGCCCTCGAGGAACGTCTCGTCGAGGCGAAGGATCCCGCCTACCGGCGCGAGGACCTCGAGCTCGACCCCTGGGAGGCGAACCTCCTCTCGCGGATCGACGGCCATCGCACGGTGGCGGAGCTCGTGGCCCGCGCAGAGAAGCCGTCCGAGATGGCCATCTCCACCCTGGTCACGCTCCTCTCCCTCAAGGTCGTCGAGAAGCGAGGTTAG
- the nagZ gene encoding beta-N-acetylhexosaminidase, with product MPRMSELEKAAAKLFCVGFQGLEGVPAELTELQRRGVAGAILFKRNVESPAQVAALTAELQARAGRPFLTSMDQEGGRVMRLREPFTPIPAMRVVGDAGAEGMARALGAAMGAELRVLGIDLDFAPVLDVDTNPDNPVIGDRSFSRDPAAVARLGAAMIDGLQGAGVAACGKHFPGHGDTAQDSHLELPRLPHALPRLEAVELQPFAAAIRAGVASIMTAHVIFEALDPAFPATMSRPSLDGILRDRLGFDGVVISDDLEMKAIADHFGIEDAVVRGVNAGVDLFLVCHKPALQHRAIDALIAAVERGDVSRDRLEQAGRRVDTLVARFARPKDPRPSLELLGCDAHRELVRRVEALAGAAPLTPGRDPTERSA from the coding sequence CTGCCCCGCATGAGCGAGCTCGAGAAGGCGGCGGCGAAGCTGTTCTGCGTGGGATTCCAGGGCCTGGAGGGCGTGCCGGCGGAGCTCACCGAGCTCCAGCGCCGGGGCGTCGCCGGCGCGATCCTCTTCAAGCGCAACGTGGAGTCGCCCGCCCAGGTCGCGGCGCTGACCGCCGAGCTCCAGGCCCGCGCGGGCAGGCCCTTCCTGACCTCGATGGATCAGGAGGGCGGGCGGGTGATGCGGCTTCGCGAGCCGTTCACGCCGATCCCGGCCATGCGCGTGGTGGGCGACGCTGGCGCCGAAGGGATGGCGCGTGCGCTCGGCGCCGCCATGGGAGCCGAGCTCCGGGTGCTGGGGATCGACCTCGACTTCGCGCCCGTGCTCGACGTCGACACGAACCCGGACAACCCGGTGATCGGCGATCGGTCGTTCTCCCGGGATCCCGCGGCGGTGGCGCGGCTCGGCGCGGCGATGATCGACGGCCTCCAGGGCGCTGGTGTCGCGGCCTGCGGCAAGCACTTCCCCGGCCACGGCGACACGGCGCAGGACAGCCACCTGGAGCTCCCCCGGCTGCCCCACGCCCTCCCTCGCCTGGAGGCGGTGGAGCTCCAGCCCTTCGCCGCCGCCATCCGCGCCGGCGTCGCCTCGATCATGACCGCCCACGTGATCTTCGAGGCCCTGGATCCGGCCTTCCCCGCCACGATGAGCCGGCCCTCCCTCGACGGGATCCTCCGCGACCGCCTCGGCTTCGACGGCGTGGTGATCTCGGACGATCTGGAGATGAAGGCGATCGCCGATCACTTCGGGATCGAGGATGCGGTGGTTCGCGGCGTGAATGCCGGCGTGGACCTCTTCCTCGTCTGCCACAAGCCGGCGCTCCAGCACCGGGCGATCGACGCGCTGATCGCGGCGGTGGAGCGCGGCGACGTTTCGCGCGATCGCCTGGAACAGGCCGGGCGCCGGGTGGACACCCTCGTCGCGCGCTTCGCGAGGCCGAAGGATCCGCGGCCGTCCCTCGAGCTCCTGGGCTGCGACGCCCACCGCGAGCTGGTGCGCCGGGTCGAGGCGCTGGCGGGAGCGGCCCCCCTGACTCCCGGCCGCGATCCTACCGAGCGATCTGCCTAA
- a CDS encoding sensor histidine kinase gives MYASPVPAPATLSTVISLFAASPNYAAVLEGEELRVRWMNARFLSCLRQTFAAVEGGSLGDFLACRELIPYLQRARASGRPQPFSQLHNRSSPGDRWLTGVATPMDRFVVVHAYDSTSEVRAMELGSLADQMLEQIPFPVLLLSEGGEAVRINNRARTRLGLALGMDMQAIADAVEIEDDHGRRIDSSGICIERGLAGESIELRGSVRDRLLGERRDCVILGGPVRTQNGVAAMLLTAFDVTDLRKAERAKDEFINVAGHELKTPLTAAKTYLQLAARRGLDDPKAGVMIESALDALQRMHRLINDMLDTERLETGRIELRLERRDLCAPIRDYVERKRRELAGGRLIELDLHGPLDVEHDPLRIEQVLGNLVSNALRYSSTDQPVRIVARAEKGYAVVEVDDRGEGIGPDEELLVFDRLYRGRKSTGDGLGLGLFIAKLLVELHGGKIGVSPRPGGGTRFFFSIPLADLLYL, from the coding sequence ATGTACGCCTCCCCCGTGCCCGCTCCTGCGACCCTTTCGACGGTCATCTCGCTCTTCGCGGCCTCGCCCAACTACGCCGCCGTCCTGGAGGGCGAGGAGCTCCGCGTCCGCTGGATGAACGCGCGCTTCCTCTCCTGCCTTCGCCAGACCTTCGCTGCCGTGGAAGGTGGGTCCTTGGGCGATTTCCTCGCCTGCAGGGAGCTCATTCCCTACCTGCAGCGCGCCCGGGCCTCGGGACGCCCGCAGCCCTTCTCTCAGCTCCACAACCGCTCATCGCCGGGGGACCGCTGGCTCACCGGCGTCGCCACGCCGATGGACCGCTTCGTGGTCGTCCACGCCTACGACTCGACCTCGGAGGTCCGCGCGATGGAGCTCGGCTCCCTCGCGGATCAGATGCTCGAGCAGATCCCCTTCCCGGTGCTCCTCCTCTCGGAGGGCGGCGAGGCGGTGCGGATCAACAACCGCGCCCGCACCCGCCTGGGCCTCGCCCTCGGCATGGACATGCAGGCGATCGCCGACGCCGTGGAGATCGAGGACGATCACGGCCGGCGGATCGACTCGTCCGGGATCTGCATCGAGCGCGGCCTCGCCGGCGAGTCGATCGAGCTCCGCGGGAGCGTTCGCGATCGGCTCCTGGGCGAGCGGCGCGACTGCGTGATCCTCGGCGGCCCGGTCCGCACCCAGAACGGCGTGGCGGCCATGCTCCTCACCGCCTTCGACGTCACGGATCTGCGCAAGGCCGAGCGCGCGAAGGACGAGTTCATCAACGTGGCGGGGCACGAGCTGAAGACGCCCCTGACCGCGGCGAAGACCTACCTCCAGCTCGCCGCCCGGCGCGGCCTCGACGATCCGAAGGCCGGCGTGATGATCGAGAGCGCCCTCGATGCGCTGCAGCGCATGCACCGGCTGATCAACGACATGCTCGACACCGAGCGCCTCGAGACCGGCCGGATCGAGCTTCGGCTCGAGCGCCGCGATCTCTGCGCGCCGATCCGGGACTACGTCGAGCGCAAGCGTCGCGAGCTCGCGGGCGGGCGGCTCATCGAGCTGGATCTCCACGGGCCGCTCGATGTCGAGCACGATCCCCTGCGCATCGAGCAGGTGCTGGGGAACCTGGTCTCCAACGCGCTCCGTTACTCGTCCACCGACCAGCCCGTTCGGATCGTGGCCCGGGCCGAGAAGGGCTACGCCGTGGTGGAGGTGGACGATCGGGGCGAAGGGATCGGCCCCGACGAGGAGCTCCTGGTCTTCGACCGGCTCTACCGGGGACGGAAGTCGACGGGCGACGGCCTGGGCCTGGGCCTCTTCATCGCGAAGCTCCTGGTCGAGCTCCACGGCGGGAAGATCGGCGTGTCGCCGCGGCCCGGCGGGGGCACCCGCTTCTTCTTCTCCATCCCGCTGGCGGACTTGCTCTACCTCTAA
- a CDS encoding BatA domain-containing protein, which translates to MGITFANPALAWGALAAAIPVAIHLLQRRRPRPHPFPAIELVRRSRERSARRLRLRRLLLLAARTLLLLFLPLALARPQLARDGELAAAAAKGPAATALVLDASMSMGWRDGRSTLFDKARDDLRDVLSSLSAEEPVTVLVCDGGAAQAASPSFDRAAARRALDEARPTFLPADLTACVHAAARALGDSPLAGKRIHVATNLAAALWRLDGPSPSVPTEAGEVRPDVVIEDAARGRELPNRAIVDLAIAAAPEIGPRGRAFAVTVRNFASEPASDLAVELVVGDEVVAKGFLEIPAGGAATKKLVYRFPQAGAVTGALRIGGDALAADDERAFSLPIPRDLRALVVDGDPSPVRYRDEAFFVEAALRTGGASPLQVTTVDAESLPARDLDGFDLLLLLNVRAPDPAIARRIADFVESGGGLFVSVGDNVDADAYNAVLADVLPRQLHLVKTAAQPGKEGRPASFAGLDTSHPILRIFSGAAQEAFLGARTSRYFLLQPGPAEGILASFDDGAPALVEGMRGKGRILLFTSTVDRDWSDWAIQTSFLPTIQQTAAYLSRTLEEHRPRALRVGEAQPLVAPEGVQLASARGPDGKERPIEGGQATGIDRPGLYRVLRADGSEAQELAFAAHPDPIASDMRRLEPRELEAWFGGDRLQVEESPRSRRRQETPFWSLLAALAVVAFAAEGWLIRRS; encoded by the coding sequence GTGGGGATCACCTTCGCCAATCCGGCCCTGGCATGGGGCGCCCTGGCCGCCGCGATCCCGGTCGCGATCCACCTGCTCCAGCGGCGCAGGCCGCGGCCCCATCCGTTTCCGGCGATCGAGCTGGTGCGCCGCTCCCGCGAGCGCAGCGCCAGGCGCCTGCGGCTCCGCCGGCTCCTGCTGCTCGCTGCCCGGACCCTGCTGCTGCTCTTCCTTCCCCTGGCCCTCGCGCGCCCGCAGCTCGCCCGCGACGGAGAGCTCGCCGCCGCTGCGGCGAAGGGCCCCGCGGCGACGGCCCTGGTCCTCGACGCCTCGATGTCGATGGGCTGGCGCGACGGGCGCTCCACCCTCTTCGACAAGGCCCGCGACGACCTCCGCGACGTGCTCTCGAGCCTCTCGGCGGAGGAGCCGGTGACCGTGCTCGTCTGCGACGGCGGCGCGGCTCAAGCGGCGTCCCCCAGCTTCGACCGTGCCGCAGCCCGTCGCGCGCTGGACGAGGCGCGGCCGACCTTCCTCCCGGCCGACCTCACGGCGTGTGTCCACGCCGCCGCCCGTGCGCTCGGGGACTCTCCCCTCGCCGGCAAGCGGATCCACGTGGCCACCAACCTCGCCGCCGCCTTGTGGAGGCTCGACGGCCCCTCGCCCTCCGTGCCCACCGAGGCGGGGGAGGTCCGTCCGGACGTGGTGATCGAGGACGCCGCCAGGGGCCGGGAGCTGCCGAACCGCGCCATCGTCGACCTCGCGATCGCGGCGGCGCCGGAGATCGGCCCCCGCGGCCGGGCCTTCGCGGTCACGGTCCGCAACTTCGCCAGCGAACCGGCCTCCGATCTCGCCGTGGAGCTCGTGGTCGGGGACGAGGTCGTGGCCAAGGGCTTCCTGGAGATCCCCGCTGGCGGCGCCGCGACCAAGAAGCTGGTCTACCGCTTCCCCCAGGCCGGGGCGGTCACCGGCGCCTTGCGGATCGGGGGCGACGCCCTCGCTGCCGACGACGAGAGGGCCTTCTCGCTGCCGATCCCCCGGGACCTGCGAGCGCTGGTGGTGGACGGCGATCCATCCCCGGTGCGCTACCGCGACGAAGCCTTCTTCGTGGAGGCCGCGCTTCGGACCGGCGGCGCCTCGCCCCTGCAGGTGACCACCGTGGACGCGGAGAGCCTCCCGGCCCGCGACCTCGACGGCTTCGACCTCCTGCTGCTCCTGAACGTGCGCGCGCCGGATCCTGCGATCGCCCGGCGCATCGCGGACTTCGTGGAGAGCGGCGGCGGCCTCTTCGTCTCGGTCGGCGACAACGTGGACGCCGACGCCTACAACGCCGTGCTCGCGGACGTGCTGCCGCGGCAGCTCCACCTGGTGAAGACCGCCGCGCAGCCCGGGAAGGAGGGCCGGCCCGCGAGCTTCGCCGGCCTCGACACCTCCCACCCGATCCTGCGGATCTTCTCGGGAGCGGCGCAGGAGGCCTTCCTCGGCGCCCGTACCTCCCGCTACTTCCTCCTCCAGCCCGGCCCGGCGGAGGGGATCCTCGCTTCGTTCGACGACGGCGCTCCGGCCCTCGTGGAGGGGATGCGCGGCAAGGGGCGGATCCTCCTCTTCACCTCCACGGTGGATCGCGACTGGAGCGACTGGGCGATCCAGACGAGCTTCCTGCCCACGATCCAACAGACGGCGGCCTACCTCTCCAGGACCCTGGAGGAGCACCGGCCCCGGGCGCTCCGGGTCGGCGAAGCGCAGCCGCTGGTCGCGCCGGAGGGCGTGCAGCTCGCCTCGGCGCGAGGGCCCGACGGCAAGGAGCGGCCGATCGAGGGCGGGCAGGCCACGGGCATCGACCGCCCGGGTCTCTACCGCGTCCTCCGGGCCGACGGCTCCGAGGCACAGGAGCTCGCCTTCGCCGCGCATCCCGATCCGATAGCGTCCGACATGAGACGTCTCGAGCCACGGGAGCTGGAGGCCTGGTTCGGCGGCGATCGTCTCCAGGTGGAGGAGTCGCCCCGGTCCCGGCGCCGGCAGGAGACGCCATTCTGGAGTCTTCTCGCGGCCTTGGCCGTGGTCGCGTTCGCCGCGGAAGGCTGGCTGATCCGAAGGTCGTAA
- a CDS encoding DUF58 domain-containing protein — protein MGASLLDPKLLAKLGTTQLRARTVVEGLLSGLHRSPHQGQSVEFAEHKEYAPGDELRHLDWKAYGKVDRYYVKQFEHETNLRAFLVVDASASMAYRGGGGLSKLEYASTLAASLAYLLVRQQDAVGLVVAAGKEARYLPPRAALGHFPAILSRLEGLEGKGTTDLAAAAEWVAERARRRAAILFFSDLLDFQPGAVERIADLRRMKNEVTVFHLLDPHELEFPFEDATRFEGMEGEEALEVDPRSIRDSYLEEMERFRDRVRTACRGADVEYELVRTDAPMDRALLRWLGKRES, from the coding sequence TTGGGCGCCAGCCTCCTCGATCCGAAGCTCCTCGCGAAGCTGGGGACCACGCAGCTCCGGGCGCGCACGGTGGTGGAGGGCCTGCTCTCGGGCCTTCACCGCTCGCCGCACCAGGGGCAGAGCGTGGAGTTCGCCGAGCACAAGGAGTACGCGCCTGGCGACGAGCTGCGCCACCTCGACTGGAAGGCGTACGGCAAGGTCGACCGCTACTACGTGAAGCAGTTCGAGCACGAGACGAACCTGCGCGCGTTCCTGGTGGTGGACGCCTCGGCGTCGATGGCCTACCGCGGCGGCGGGGGGCTCTCGAAGCTCGAGTACGCTTCCACCCTCGCGGCCTCCCTCGCGTACCTGCTGGTGCGCCAGCAGGACGCCGTCGGCCTCGTGGTCGCTGCAGGGAAGGAGGCGCGCTACCTGCCGCCTCGTGCGGCGCTGGGGCACTTCCCGGCGATCCTCTCTCGCCTCGAGGGCCTGGAGGGCAAGGGCACGACGGATCTCGCCGCGGCGGCGGAGTGGGTGGCGGAGCGGGCGCGGCGGCGCGCGGCGATCCTCTTCTTCTCCGACCTCCTCGACTTCCAGCCTGGCGCGGTGGAGCGGATCGCCGACCTCCGGCGGATGAAGAACGAGGTGACGGTCTTCCACCTGCTGGATCCCCACGAACTGGAGTTCCCCTTCGAGGACGCGACGCGCTTCGAGGGCATGGAGGGCGAGGAGGCGCTGGAGGTGGATCCGCGGTCGATCCGCGACTCCTACCTGGAGGAGATGGAGCGCTTCCGCGATCGGGTGCGCACGGCTTGCCGCGGGGCGGACGTGGAGTACGAGCTCGTCCGCACCGACGCGCCGATGGACCGCGCCCTCCTCCGATGGCTCGGGAAGCGGGAGAGCTAG